The region gttCTATAATTGTAACAAATTTACAAGTACTTCACTAAgttgaattataaaattaaaagttcacTATTAAATTATCACAaacttaaaaatgtaattagtaaatgaaaaattaattataaaattgttaTGGTGAATCTAAGAAAGCAATCAATTCATACAACACCGTTTAGGCAGCATAATATAATTAACGGATGTCTAAATAAATTAGACTCAATCATCAACAACTAAAATTAAAAGCCAtacttacaaaaaaattgaattaccGAATGATTTGATAGTCATAATAAAAGTCGAATATTCTAATTATATCATCATGTCatttcaaatataattgaaatttaactttaaaaaaaaattaaaaatttcaagtttttcAATCAAACAAATAGTAAGTGTGAATCTCAATTAATTCTAGAAATCTATATCCAAACTAGCTACTATATTGAGTTCAAGTTGGCTGTTAAGTGACCCTTGAATAACCTAATGGTCATCCTAAATATCGATGTCCAGAATTAGTCAATTGTAATTCATAGACTCACAATGAGAAAATTAGTACAGATACAAAAAGAAGGAACAAATGAAAACGAACAATAAATCAAGGAACAAATGAAAACGAACAATAAATTAGACAGTACGCATGGGAACTTTTACGTCGTTCAGCCAAAACGATACCTACTCCACGACTGTTATCTAGTTATACCgacagagtaacagtatatcaTTTCCCTCTCCTTTATAATGGTATTTTGACCCCCTATTTATACtgaggggtgtttacaattacataaaatccaaaattgaaagGATGACATCATGAAAACaagatgtccttatcaattccataaaacgGGGAGTGAACTCCATAATACCAGGGATCTGATTTGCTTtagataaagtaggtgggtcTTTGTCTCCAGTTATTTAGTAGCAATGTTGTTATGCGAATTGAACGGTTAGGCCAACGAACTGGAAACATCGTTGGAAGCTCACTTGGTCGAGCGTGGGAGCTCGTTAGAGCTTGCTTGGTTCCGCTCCACGGTCTGAGCTCGGGTCTCAACGAAGTGTAATTTTGTTCTGACGAGTTCAGTTTTGGGTCTATTGAACTTCAGACGATTGAATCGATCTGTTGGATCAAGTCCAGCCCATAAGAAGTAGTTCCAGAAAATACCCATTaacactaaatttttttttttatttcaaatccCTAATTGAACCTCAAGTGTGATCATGTGAACAATAATTTCGTCagtatttgtatttaattagcCCTCAATCATTATTGGCCTCTTTCTGCCATTAATCGTTTCCCTAATCTCTATAACCGTATATGTCCTCCTGGGTGGGTGCTTATCATTGTCCCAAGATAAATTAAGAAACAGGAGGTAGCAAAACCATGAACATTCATCTCCACCTATTGATCATCTGGTTGATGGAACTAACTATTTAATCACAACCACTCATTTTCAAGCAAGGCTTTTGTTTTCGAATCCTCCACTCTCTTAAGAAAAATTTACACCAAATATGAAGAATATTCCCAGATGACCACCGATCGAGGCAGATCCTGGAGACTGAAATGATGCTTATCTGTGCATTGTGGAATATGGAAGTACTATTCTCCTCTCCCGTATAGGTTAGCAGAAAAGAAGAGGGTTCATGGCCCAATGGGCCTAATGCTGGGCCTTCCTTCTGGACCCTCTGCGATTGATGCACTAATGCACAACAAATGCAGCTCCTAGGATTACAATCGAATTGAATTAACCAAGTTGATCTTTGTTGAGTTTGGGTTCGATTTACAAgtcaatttctaaatttttaactcGAGCTCAATTAATATAAGCTGAGCTCGAGCTTGAGCTCTAGCACTAGCTGGCGAGCTCAAGTTTGGGCTCCCCAGCAATCTCAGATTCAtcaaaatctattattttatttaaatttaatttattattttattttattttattatttatacatatattatattatgtcaAATGATTAaagtaatttatataataaatttaaacatatttaaattaattatattattataataaattaaagtttgatgattttatattaagtaatatatttataaatgagtttgtttataatttataattgagCATGTTTATGAGTTTTTAATcgagtttattaatatttataagattCTAATTGAATATATTCACAAGtttcaattaatcaaaatttattgaattcaaaatcGAGTTTTAAAGTTAAACTACAAGTTCAATTAGATTGGCTTAATAAAAGAATTTGAATGAACTTTTGTTGGGTTGAATATCGAATAACTCGACTCATTTGCAACCCTACATTTCCATAGATTTATGTATTACATTTTGCATCAtcatattatcttttatttgattaatcatccataatcttataaaaaaattaggaataattcatttttcacATGTCAACAAATTAAAGGGACATTTCATTGTATTACAAGTTTAGATGTTTGTTGTGAAGGctaaagttatattttttcttttatacttttattatgttttttgtgtgtgtgattatttaaattttttgttgttttgattatatagacttgtatttttaaattaatttaattcctatattttgaattttttttcatggtaactcaaatttttattatttctattatacttttaaatttacatttttaacttaatttaacttttttattatttagaggataatatatattttattatctcactttatttattttttttatacatgaaagtacaaaaaataaattaacataaaaatatagatctaaacatataattaaaataacgaaaagtttcAGTTCTCACgtgaaaaaatattcaaagtttaagagttaaaatgattaaaaatttaagttcagatgtataattaaaataataaaaaatttagtagtcatataaaaaaataaaaataaaaatacagcaacaaaaatataaatttacccTTGTTtctaatgttaatttttaaatatttttgtttaatttttattttcaattaaataaattgaagctgTCGTTTGATTTTTATTGTCAATTGTCGAAAATCTTTAAACaagaatattaaatattgtttgatttttgtCACTTTATGCTTGCCCGGTGTCTTAGCCAACCGCCCACCGACCACCGAACAACGACGATCAAAGACGAAGGATTCCCCCGGAACCCTAAACCTGTTTGCTCGAACCGTTGATTTTGTTGATTCCAAGGCTTCCCCGAAAGCTCTCCAATTTCTTCTGTTTCTTTGAGCTTCtgaaatgaaattgaaatctATCTCAACTCTTGCTCAACTTCACTATTGAGCTTTGCAAATGGACTTCGTGGAATTGGAGGCGATCGAAGGGCTGCGATGGTCGTGGAACTCGTGGCCGGCGGGCAAAGCCGATGCTACGGCTCTGGTAATCCCTCTCTCGATCATGTGCACGCCATTGATGCAATTCAACGAGCTTCCACTGCTTCCCTACGATCCTGTCGTCTGCAACAAATGCGGCGCCGTTTTGAACCCTTACGCCCGCGTCGATTACCAGTCTCGGATATGGGTTTGCCCTTTTTGCCAGGGTAAAAATCAGTTCCCTCGATCGTACGCCGGAATCGGCGAGAACAACCTCCCGGCGGAGCTTTTTCCGACGTACAGCACGGTGGAGTACCAACTGGGGAAGAAATCGTTAACCTCAGCTTCGAGTGTGGGTCTGAATGATAATTGGGGAAAGGGGTTTTTGCCGTCTGCCTCTTCGGCTTCGTTGATTTCATCCTTCTCGtcgtcttcttctctttccgGATTGGATTCGAGAGGGATTGGGCAGGCATTTGCATCCGTTTTCGTTGTGGATGTTTGCTCGTCAGAAGAGGAGCTTCGGGCGCTTAAGAATGAGCTGTTGCTTGTTGTGTCGCGGCTACCGGACAACGCTTTGGTGGGGTTAGTGACTTTTGATTCGATGGTTCGGGTTCACGACCTTGGTTTTACGGAATGTTCGAGGATTGTGCTTCTCCATGGTGAACGGGAGCTGTCATCGGATCAGGTAAATTAGTAAGCATTTTTTCCCCAGTAAGTAAGCGTTAAATTAGCAGGCGTTATGAATTTCATAGCTTTATTCAGATGTTTCCTGTTTGGGTAACCTAGATTTGATAGTTTAATGTAGCCTAAAGCAGCAGAAGTAAATAGAGAATGAAATTGGTATTATGTTCAGATGGAGAAGTTATCAATGATGCCAATTGGAAAGCAAAGTAGAATTCTGCTTGGTTTGGTCCTTTCAATTTCTCAACGAACATTTGGCCCAATTACACCGATAGTTACATGAGTTCGTTTCCTCCAATTGCCATCTGAAGGGTGGAGtttcttttggttttctttaCTAAACCTAGTTGGTACTGAGTTTTTTTCTCCCAAATACAGTGGGATTTCTAGATAATTCTCAAGCACAGTGGACAAGTGATTGCAAGCCATGAGTTGGCCTTCAGCTTATGGCCTTGAACAATAAACTTGTTGTTTTCCATTTTAATGTTGGTAGAAAATTCAAGTATGTATATAATGAACACATGGTTCCAAGCCAATACTTCACTAAGCCCTGGCTCGAGCCCATGATTTTCAATGGCTTGGCTTTGTAGTTCTAGTCCAGATCAAATGGCAACTATGTTTGGTAAAAATGAGAGGTAGGGAGGGATTAATTTGGGTATGAGACATTTTCTCCCAATAAAATCCAAATGCTCAACCAATATCTACCCTTGAGTAAATCAACGATGTCTACCAATATCTATTGTTGAGTAAATCAATGGTATCCACTACATTCATTGGGGAAGATATAAAATGGGAGCTATGAGAGTGAGCCTTAGTAGCAATAGTAAGGTTGCTTCTTTGCAATTAGAAGGTCATGGATTTGAGTTTTGAGAACATCTTCACAAAACAAAGGTAAAAAACAACCCTCCCTTGACCCTCAAAAAATGAAGAGACTTTGTTTAGTGGGGGCACCCTTTTTTCTGGAATGAGAGTTGTGAAAGTCAAAGTAAGAACCATTATATAAGGATAGACCACTGAGGTTTTGGAACTAAATTTGGTTAGTGGCTCACATTTTCTGTCATAATATATACaagtgaatttatttatttcatgaaGTTGTGGTTTTGACAACCACttcaattatgataaattaaaaaaaaaaagtagaaatttTATTACAAAGGTTTGGAATGACAAGTTTTTTTGAGACAGTGCTTTAGAAAATTCTTTCCCAACCCACTGACTTCAAACACTGAAATGCCATATCTTCCATCTTAACTCATGGTTTTACTTTTCTTCCTAATATCTTCAGTTGTAAAGTTGTTCATTCTTATTCTACTGATTCTTGTCATACAACATGATTCTGTTACAACTTGCTCACTTCACATACAATATTGCTCCCTCATAAATTGCTAGCCTTCATCTCATGCAGAATGCATaccaataaatttttttttttcatctgtCACTGTTTTAGTTCACCAAATATCTTTGATAGTGAAGAAAGTCTGTCCTCCCTATGGAATATCCTaatagaacccaaaaatgtCTCTGTATACTTGTCCTCGCAATTTTGCCAAGACTTCCTAAATTGTGAAGGCTTACATCCTTGTTATTTTGTCCTTTTCTCTACAACATATTTTGGTTGTTATATCTACCTGCTTTACTGTTTATATGTTGGGATATGCTCATGTCCTCCTACAGATTTGTGAATTCTGCAATTAATGATTTTGTACGTCAGATAGGAATAGCTTGGCTTCTCAGAAACATCCTAGTATGTGTCATTACTTCTCCAGATTGCTGTTTTTGTTGGTTGTGTAGTATGTAGTTTCCATTTgttatgcaatatatatatacttacatttTGTCGAAGATAATTTCACAATTTGTGAAGGATTAGTATGCAATTCCCCTGTTATGCAGTATAATTggttttaattctagttatatTGCATTGTTATTTAATGTCAGACCAAAAAGTTGCTGGGAATTCATAATGTGAAGCAACTACTTGGAAAAGCAGCAGCTCCTCATAGCCAAGGGTTTCTATTACCAGTATCTGAATGTGAGTTCAATATAACCTCTGCAATTGAAGATTTGCATTCTTCCCCACCAATTAAACCTGGACACCGTCCTCAACGGTCCATGGGTGCTGCAATATCAGCTGCAGTTGGACTTCTAGAAGGATGCTTAATTAACACAGGTTCCAGGATTATGGTCTTCACATCTGGGCCTGCAACTGTTGGCCCTGGGTTGATTGTAGAGTCAGACTTTGTTAATGCCATCAGAACTCATCGAGACCTGATTAGTGGTCGTGCAACCAACTTTAGAAAATCTAGTGAGTTCTATCAGCAATTATCACAGAGgttagtaaattcatctattGCCCTTGATTTGTTTGCTTGCTCTCTCGATCAAGTTGGAGCAGCTGAGTTAAGACCCTCTGTTGAGAGCTCAGGTGGATTCATGATGTTAGGAGAGTCATTTGGGTCagaacaatttaaaaaatgtttgcGTCATTTATTTGATCGTGATAAAGAAGGGAACTTGAATATGTGTTTTGATGCAACTATTGAGGTACTGACCACAAAAGATGTGAAAATCTGTGGAGCCCTTGGTCCCTGTGTTTCTCTTCAGAAGAAGAACAGTTCAGTTAGTGAGAAAGAAATTGGCGAGGGTGGTACCAATTTGTGGAAGTTATGTACACTCACTAACAAGACATGCAttgctttcttcttccaagtagGTGATGAACAGAAAGTTCAACCCAGCTCTGCATTCTTGATACAGTTCATAACACGTTACCGGTATGGAAACTTGGGCATCCGGAAAAGGGTGATAACAGCTGCTAGAAGATGGGTGGGGAAACACTCACCAGAAATTGCTGCAGGATTTGATCAGGAAGCAGCAGCTTCAGTTATGGCTAGACTTGCTATCCACAAAGCTGAGAGGGGTTTTGCTCGAGATGTTATCAGATGGCTGGATGATATGCTGATACGTTTTGCTTCTAAGTTTGGTGATTATGTGCAGGAAGATCCTTCCTCATTTCGTCTGTCATCCAACTTCTCCCTGTACCCCCAGTTTATGTATTATTTAAGGAGGTCACAATTTATCGATGTCTTCAACAGCAGTCCTGATGAGACTGCTTTTTTCCGCTTGATGTTAAACCGTGAGGGAGTTGTTGGTTCTCTTATTATGATCCAACCTACTCTTTCCCAATATTCTTTTGATGGGCCACCTGTTCCTGTCCTCCTAGATGTTTGCTCGATATCCCCAGATGTTATTTTGCTCTTTGACTCTTACTTCCATGTGGTTATTCACTATGGTTCTAAGATTGCTCAGTGGAGAAAACTTGGTTATGACAAGGATCCAAACTTTGAGAGCTTCAGAAAGCTTCTGGAAGCCCCAGAGCTTGATGCAGAGCAACTGGTGGCTGAACGAGTACCAGTGCCAAAGCTTATTAAATGTGACCAGCACAGCAGTCAGGCACGGTTTCTTCTAGCCAAGTTGAATCCATCTGTTACGCAGAACTCAACATATACGGATAATTCAGAGATTATATTCACCGATGATATAAGCTTGCAAGTTTTTGTAGAACACTTGCAGGAGTTGGCAGTGCAGGGTTGATAGTTTGTTGTACAGAATTTCTTTGTTCCCTATGGTGATCCAGAAAGAATTGCTTTGTGTTGCTTTTGGAGTATAGGTGTCTTGTTGTCCTTTGTTGACAATGTGTGAATGTGAGGTATTGtgtcttctttttcaatttttaattacagCTAATTACTATTACTCTCAGTTCCAATTTTGGTGTACATGAATTCCAAG is a window of Diospyros lotus cultivar Yz01 chromosome 10, ASM1463336v1, whole genome shotgun sequence DNA encoding:
- the LOC127811817 gene encoding protein transport protein SEC23; translated protein: MDFVELEAIEGLRWSWNSWPAGKADATALVIPLSIMCTPLMQFNELPLLPYDPVVCNKCGAVLNPYARVDYQSRIWVCPFCQGKNQFPRSYAGIGENNLPAELFPTYSTVEYQLGKKSLTSASSVGLNDNWGKGFLPSASSASLISSFSSSSSLSGLDSRGIGQAFASVFVVDVCSSEEELRALKNELLLVVSRLPDNALVGLVTFDSMVRVHDLGFTECSRIVLLHGERELSSDQTKKLLGIHNVKQLLGKAAAPHSQGFLLPVSECEFNITSAIEDLHSSPPIKPGHRPQRSMGAAISAAVGLLEGCLINTGSRIMVFTSGPATVGPGLIVESDFVNAIRTHRDLISGRATNFRKSSEFYQQLSQRLVNSSIALDLFACSLDQVGAAELRPSVESSGGFMMLGESFGSEQFKKCLRHLFDRDKEGNLNMCFDATIEVLTTKDVKICGALGPCVSLQKKNSSVSEKEIGEGGTNLWKLCTLTNKTCIAFFFQVGDEQKVQPSSAFLIQFITRYRYGNLGIRKRVITAARRWVGKHSPEIAAGFDQEAAASVMARLAIHKAERGFARDVIRWLDDMLIRFASKFGDYVQEDPSSFRLSSNFSLYPQFMYYLRRSQFIDVFNSSPDETAFFRLMLNREGVVGSLIMIQPTLSQYSFDGPPVPVLLDVCSISPDVILLFDSYFHVVIHYGSKIAQWRKLGYDKDPNFESFRKLLEAPELDAEQLVAERVPVPKLIKCDQHSSQARFLLAKLNPSVTQNSTYTDNSEIIFTDDISLQVFVEHLQELAVQG